One genomic window of uncultured Erythrobacter sp. includes the following:
- a CDS encoding ammonium transporter — protein MTKLGWKSGLALSLGLLGASPLLAQAPTLPPSDTGDTGWIIAASALVLLMTLPGLALFYGGLVRVKSFLSVVLQCASIAALASLVWVGIGYTLAFGQVTNGWIGGGDFLMLSNLGTVRPGTAVPESTFALFQMTFAVITPALMVGAWVERARFPWVLGFCGLWLLIVYAPVAHWVWGGGWLATRFGTLDFAGGLVVHTTAAVSAIVVVLLLGPRKGFPEKPMLPHAPALTMVGAALLWVGWFGFNGGSALGANDNASSAILSTHIAASAAALTWLLAERIAVGKPTSIGWATGAIAGLATITPAAVFVSPGAAMLFGALAALVCYGAIQQIKLRWKVDDSLDVFAVHGVGGILGTLLLAVFISKELGGTGYFGGATMASQLGAQAIGISAVMVWSAVGSAIIALMVSVVFPMRVSEDDELEGLDISAHGERAWDFD, from the coding sequence GTGACCAAATTGGGTTGGAAGTCAGGATTAGCGCTCAGCCTTGGGCTGCTCGGCGCATCGCCCCTATTGGCTCAGGCACCCACCCTGCCCCCAAGCGACACCGGCGATACTGGTTGGATCATTGCCGCGTCGGCTCTTGTTCTATTGATGACGCTTCCGGGCCTCGCGCTATTCTATGGCGGATTGGTTCGCGTGAAGAGCTTTCTGTCGGTCGTCCTGCAGTGCGCCAGCATCGCCGCCTTGGCTTCGCTCGTCTGGGTAGGGATCGGCTACACGCTGGCCTTCGGTCAGGTCACCAATGGCTGGATCGGCGGCGGCGATTTTCTAATGCTGAGCAATCTTGGCACGGTCCGCCCGGGTACTGCCGTCCCTGAAAGCACATTCGCGCTGTTTCAGATGACGTTTGCGGTGATCACGCCAGCTCTGATGGTAGGCGCATGGGTAGAACGCGCGCGCTTTCCATGGGTCCTGGGCTTTTGCGGGTTGTGGCTCCTGATCGTCTATGCCCCGGTTGCCCATTGGGTTTGGGGTGGCGGATGGCTCGCAACCCGGTTCGGAACGCTCGATTTCGCCGGAGGACTCGTGGTTCACACGACCGCCGCCGTGTCGGCGATAGTGGTGGTGCTGTTGCTTGGCCCGCGCAAAGGCTTCCCCGAAAAGCCGATGCTCCCGCATGCTCCCGCGCTTACCATGGTGGGCGCCGCACTTCTTTGGGTCGGATGGTTCGGCTTCAATGGTGGCTCAGCGCTCGGCGCGAACGACAACGCCTCGAGCGCAATCCTCTCGACTCATATCGCCGCCAGTGCTGCGGCGCTGACTTGGTTGCTCGCAGAACGCATTGCAGTCGGAAAGCCCACGAGTATCGGCTGGGCAACAGGCGCTATCGCCGGCCTCGCTACAATCACCCCTGCGGCTGTGTTCGTTTCACCTGGCGCGGCGATGCTGTTTGGAGCGCTGGCAGCGCTCGTTTGCTACGGCGCAATTCAGCAGATCAAGCTGCGCTGGAAGGTCGACGATTCGCTAGATGTCTTCGCCGTCCACGGCGTCGGCGGTATCCTTGGCACCCTGCTGCTCGCGGTCTTCATCTCGAAAGAACTCGGCGGCACTGGCTATTTCGGCGGGGCGACCATGGCGAGCCAGCTGGGCGCGCAGGCCATCGGCATCAGTGCAGTGATGGTCTGGAGCGCAGTGGGCAGCGCGATCATTGCCCTGATGGTCTCGGTCGTGTTCCCGATGAGGGTCAGCGAGGATGACGAACTCGAAGGGCTCGACATTTCCGCACATGGCGAGCGCGCATGGGACTTCGATTGA
- a CDS encoding SH3 domain-containing protein has translation MTSLRFFSMAGLCLLAATAAVFGTPAAHAQDREVPYWASMRFDEVNMRVGPSQEYKIDWVYKRKGLPVKVVRLREGWRLIQDPDGSQGWVAQSQLNPERTALVIGEGLVDIRDEASASSALRWRAEPGVVGTLGACRTNFCEVDIGGRSGWIAVERLWGVDDT, from the coding sequence ATGACTTCACTGCGCTTCTTTTCCATGGCCGGTTTGTGCTTGCTGGCCGCCACGGCGGCTGTTTTCGGCACGCCTGCAGCGCATGCTCAGGATCGCGAAGTGCCGTATTGGGCATCGATGCGGTTCGACGAGGTAAACATGCGCGTCGGGCCAAGTCAGGAATACAAGATCGACTGGGTTTACAAGCGCAAGGGGTTGCCGGTGAAGGTGGTCCGACTGCGTGAGGGCTGGCGCCTGATCCAGGATCCTGACGGATCACAGGGCTGGGTGGCGCAAAGCCAGCTTAATCCAGAACGCACCGCCTTGGTCATCGGTGAAGGACTGGTCGATATCCGCGATGAAGCAAGCGCAAGTTCTGCACTGCGCTGGCGTGCGGAACCGGGTGTGGTCGGCACTTTGGGCGCCTGCCGCACCAACTTCTGCGAAGTGGATATTGGTGGGCGCAGCGGTTGGATTGCTGTGGAACGGCTCTGGGGTGTGGACGACACCTGA
- a CDS encoding D-glycerate dehydrogenase encodes MAELHAAPHFPSGKPKIVVTRHLMPSVEARMSELYDAALNTDDEPMSRDALIAAMQDCDVLVPTVTDRVDAEMIAAAGDRLGLIANFGAGTEHIDLAAAAARKILVTNTPGVFTDDTADIAMAGIIGVPRRIREGTGLVRSGNWTGWAPSGLLGRKLGGKVLGIVGMGRIGQAVAHRARAFGLETAYYNRKQLPEAVESMFGARFVGDIDQLVSEADILTLHCPLTEETRGLLDARRIGLMKPEASIINTARGELIDQEALIAALEEGRLAGAGLDVYPDEPNVDRRLIKHPNVMTLPHIGSATVEGREASGEKVIANIRFWADGHRPPDQVLTALIK; translated from the coding sequence ATGGCTGAACTTCACGCTGCACCGCACTTCCCATCTGGCAAACCCAAAATTGTGGTGACACGCCATCTGATGCCGAGCGTCGAGGCGCGGATGAGCGAACTCTATGATGCCGCGTTGAACACAGATGACGAACCGATGAGCCGCGATGCCCTGATCGCAGCGATGCAGGATTGCGACGTTCTGGTCCCGACAGTCACCGACCGGGTCGATGCCGAAATGATCGCCGCCGCCGGAGATCGTTTGGGGCTGATCGCGAATTTCGGTGCGGGGACCGAGCATATCGACCTCGCCGCAGCCGCCGCGCGAAAGATCCTCGTCACCAACACGCCGGGCGTCTTCACCGACGACACCGCCGATATCGCCATGGCGGGTATCATCGGCGTCCCTCGCCGTATTCGCGAAGGCACCGGATTGGTCCGCAGCGGAAACTGGACGGGTTGGGCACCATCAGGGCTGCTGGGACGCAAACTTGGCGGCAAAGTGCTCGGCATCGTCGGCATGGGCCGCATTGGCCAGGCCGTGGCGCACCGCGCGCGGGCGTTCGGACTGGAAACCGCCTATTACAATCGGAAGCAATTGCCGGAAGCGGTGGAAAGCATGTTCGGCGCGCGCTTTGTGGGAGACATCGACCAGCTTGTTTCCGAAGCGGACATCCTCACCCTGCATTGCCCACTTACGGAGGAAACGCGCGGGCTGCTGGACGCGCGGCGGATCGGACTGATGAAGCCCGAAGCCAGCATCATCAACACCGCCCGCGGCGAACTGATCGACCAGGAAGCGCTGATCGCAGCGCTCGAAGAAGGACGGCTCGCGGGCGCAGGGCTGGACGTCTATCCGGATGAACCCAATGTCGATCGGCGCCTGATCAAACACCCCAATGTCATGACGCTGCCCCATATCGGCAGCGCGACCGTGGAAGGGCGCGAGGCGTCGGGTGAGAAAGTGATCGCCAATATCCGTTTCTGGGCGGACGGCCATCGTCCCCCTGATCAGGTGTTGACTGCGCTGATCAAATAA
- a CDS encoding acetyl-CoA C-acyltransferase, whose amino-acid sequence MAHFSAADPIVILSYARTPMGGMQGALSEVSATDLGATAVKAAVERSGISGENIDRAYMGCVLPAGLGQAPARQAAIKAGLPKSVEATTVNKVCGSGMQTVIMGAEALASGTVDVVVAGGMESMTNAPYLLKKHRSGARIGHDTTYDHMFLDGLEDAYEEGRAMGTFAQDTADEYQLTRENMDEYSIESLRRANAAIESGAFADEVVSVTYATRKGEVTVDTDEQPGKGRPDKIPQLRAAFAKDGTITAATSSSISDGAAAVVLTRESIAKDQGTEPVAKVVAMAAHAREPKDFTVAPVGAIQKVLEKAEWSIDDVDLWEVNEAFACVAMFAMRDIGIPHDKVNVNGGATALGHPIGASGTRIIVTLLNALKSQGKTKGVASLCIGGGEATAVAVELV is encoded by the coding sequence ATGGCCCATTTCTCAGCCGCAGACCCGATCGTGATCCTCTCCTACGCCCGCACGCCAATGGGCGGCATGCAAGGCGCTCTGTCCGAAGTTTCGGCGACCGATCTCGGCGCGACTGCGGTGAAAGCGGCTGTAGAGCGCTCGGGCATCAGCGGTGAGAATATCGACCGCGCCTATATGGGCTGCGTCCTGCCAGCGGGCCTCGGGCAGGCCCCTGCCCGTCAAGCCGCGATCAAAGCCGGACTGCCAAAATCGGTCGAAGCAACGACCGTCAACAAAGTCTGCGGTAGCGGAATGCAAACCGTCATCATGGGCGCAGAGGCGCTCGCCAGCGGCACGGTAGACGTAGTCGTCGCGGGCGGCATGGAGAGCATGACCAACGCGCCTTACCTGCTCAAGAAGCACCGCTCGGGCGCACGCATCGGGCACGACACGACTTATGACCACATGTTCCTCGACGGGTTGGAAGACGCTTATGAAGAAGGCCGCGCGATGGGCACCTTCGCACAGGACACCGCCGACGAATACCAGCTGACCCGTGAGAATATGGACGAGTATTCAATCGAGTCCCTCCGCCGCGCCAATGCCGCCATCGAAAGCGGCGCGTTTGCCGATGAAGTGGTTTCAGTCACTTACGCGACCCGCAAGGGCGAAGTGACGGTCGATACCGACGAACAACCCGGCAAAGGCCGCCCCGACAAGATCCCGCAGCTACGCGCTGCCTTCGCCAAGGACGGCACAATTACCGCCGCGACATCGAGCTCAATCTCGGACGGCGCGGCAGCAGTCGTGCTGACCCGCGAAAGCATCGCCAAGGATCAAGGTACGGAGCCCGTTGCCAAAGTAGTCGCCATGGCCGCGCATGCTCGCGAACCAAAAGATTTCACCGTCGCTCCAGTCGGCGCGATCCAGAAGGTTCTCGAAAAGGCTGAATGGTCGATCGACGATGTCGACCTGTGGGAAGTCAACGAAGCTTTCGCTTGCGTCGCTATGTTCGCGATGCGCGACATCGGCATTCCCCATGACAAGGTGAACGTGAATGGCGGCGCGACAGCGCTCGGTCACCCAATCGGCGCAAGCGGCACACGGATTATCGTGACGCTCCTCAATGCGCTCAAATCGCAAGGCAAGACCAAGGGTGTCGCAAGCCTTTGCATCGGCGGCGGTGAGGCTACCGCTGTGGCGGTCGAACTGGTCTGA